From Saccopteryx leptura isolate mSacLep1 chromosome 3, mSacLep1_pri_phased_curated, whole genome shotgun sequence, one genomic window encodes:
- the HES2 gene encoding transcription factor HES-2, translated as MGLPRRTGNPAELRKSLKPLLEKRRRARINESLRQLKGLILPLLGRESSGYSKLEKADILEMTVRFLQELPASSGLAATPTPSDSYREGYQACLARLTCVLPACRVLEPALSARLLEHLRRRAAGATLDGGRAGDSCGPPSPSPPAAPVPSPPAPADGPGLWRPW; from the exons ATGGGACTGCCTAGGAGGACCGGGAACCCGGCGGAGCTGCGTAAG AGCCTGAAGCCGCTGCTGGAGAAGCGCCGCCGTGCGCGCATCAACGAGAGCCTAAGGCAGCTCAAAGGGCTCATCCTGCCGCTGCTGGGCAGGGAG AGCTCCGGCTACTCGAAGCTGGAGAAGGCGGACATCCTGGAAATGACCGTGCGCTTCCTGCAggagctgcctgcctcctctggccTGGCGGCAACCCCCA CGCCCTCGGACAGCTACCGCGAGGGCTACCAGGCCTGTCTGGCGCGCCTGACCTGCGTGCTGCCCGCCTGCCGCGTGCTGGAGCCCGCCCTGAGCGCTCGCCTGCTGGAGCACTTGCGGCGGAGGGCGGCTGGCGCCACCCTCGACGGCGGGCGCGCTGGGGACTCCTGCGGCCCACCCTCGCCCTCCCCGCCAGCGGCCCCTGTGCCCTCGCCACCTGCGCCTGCCGACGGCCCCGGCCTCTGGCGGCCCTGGTAG